The stretch of DNA AGTCGACGATGTCGATCTTCTCGCCGTGCAGCTCGCTCATCACGTTGCGCACGCGCTGGCCCATCGGCCCGATGCAGGCACCCTTGGCGTTGACACCCGGCTTGTGGGACCGTACCGCGATCTTGGTGCGATGCCCGGCCTCCCGGGCGATCGCGGCGATCTCGACGGTACCGTCGGCGATCTCCGGAACCTCCAGCGCGAACAGCTTCTTGACCAGGTTCGGGTGGGTGCGCGACAGCGTGATCGACGGGCCGCGCATGCCCTTGCGCACCTGAACCACGTAGCACTTGATCCGCTCGCCGTGCACGTACCGCTCACCCGGCACCTGCTCCTGCGGGGGCAGGATCGCCTCGACCTTGCCGAGGTCCACCAGCACGTTCCGGGGGTCCTTGCTGTTCTGCTGGATGATCCCGGTGACGATGTCGCCCTCGCGGTTGAGGAACTCACCGTACGTCAACTCGTCCTCGGCGTCGCGCAGCCGCTGCAGGATCACCTGCTTGGCGGTCATGGCAGCGATCCGGCCGAATCCGGTGGGCGTGTCGTCCCATTCCCGGATCACGTTGCCGTGCTCGTCGGTCTCCTGGGCCCACACGGTCACGTGGCCGGTCTTGCGGTCCAGTTCGACGCGGGCCTTCGGCTGGGCTCCCTCGGTCCGGTGGTAGGCGATGAGGAGGGCCGATTCGATGGCCTCGACGAGCAGGTCGAAGGAGATCTCCTTCTCGCGCTCGAGCGCGCGCAGGGCGCTCATGTCGATGTCCACGCTACGCCTCCTCATCCATCTCGGCGTCGACCCCGGCCTGTCCGGAACGCGCGAACTCCACCTGGACCTTGGCCCGCGCGACGTCCGAGTAGACCACCCGGCGGGGCGTCTCCCGTACTTCTAGGGTCGCCCCTTCCTCATCGGTGTCCAGCACCCGGCCGAGGAGTTGGGTCCCGTCCTTGAGGGTGACCTGGA from Carbonactinospora thermoautotrophica encodes:
- the nusA gene encoding transcription termination factor NusA, encoding MDIDMSALRALEREKEISFDLLVEAIESALLIAYHRTEGAQPKARVELDRKTGHVTVWAQETDEHGNVIREWDDTPTGFGRIAAMTAKQVILQRLRDAEDELTYGEFLNREGDIVTGIIQQNSKDPRNVLVDLGKVEAILPPQEQVPGERYVHGERIKCYVVQVRKGMRGPSITLSRTHPNLVKKLFALEVPEIADGTVEIAAIAREAGHRTKIAVRSHKPGVNAKGACIGPMGQRVRNVMSELHGEKIDIVDWSDDPAQLVANALSPARVNHVEIVDPATRSARVIVPDYQLSLAIGKEGQNARLAARLSGWRIDIRSDTEVQGSAGEPPARHGGTPSTAQSAQGEVAAEPSA